The Streptomyces cyaneogriseus subsp. noncyanogenus region AGAGGCACGCCCGCCGCGCGGCACGGAGACACCGGGCGCGGACGGCGGGCGGCCGCGTCACCTCTCCATCTGCACCACCTCCACAAGGACACGGAAGGGAACCCGGACATGGCGGGGGAGTCCACGACGTCCCGGCGTTCCGAGCTGGCCGGTCTCAAGGGCAGCATCCAGGGCGCCGACGACAAGAACGGCCTCATCGAGGCGATCAGGAAGTCGCTGGCCGTGAAGGCGCCGGTCGGCGACCCCGGCGCGATCGAGGCGGCGTCCCGGCAGTTCAAGCAGGCCGTCAGCACGGTCGACGAAGCGGCGGGACGCATCGGGAAGGCGGCCTCCGGGCTGCCCGCGGTGTGGACCGGGACGACCCAGGTCGCCGCCTCGGAGGTGGTCGCCGCCGCGCGCCGGGCCGCCGATCAGATGCGCGAGGCGTTCGAAGGGAGCGCCAAGGCGCTCACCGCGCTGGCGGACGGCGTCGAGGACGCCCAGCAGCGTGACCGGGTGGGGTGCGAGGTGCTCCGCGAGGCCCTGAGCTCGCTGGGCGGTGCGGACGGCTTCTTCGACGGCATGTGGGACAGCGACGAGGAGGACGTCGCCGTACAGCGGGCCAGGACGCAGGCCACCGACGGCGTCGAGCGGCGCCACCAGGCGGCGGTGATAGCCGACGACGCCGCGCGCAAGGCGGCCGGCGAGCTCAACCGGTGGGCCTCGGAGGCCCGTTCCGGAAAGCTGGAGGCGAAGGGGCTCACGGCGGCGGACAAGCTGATGCTGGCCGACACGAGCAGCGTGAGCGAGTCCGGCCCCGACCGTGAGTACAACGAGATCCTCAGCGCGAACGACCTCGAGCGCTCCGCCGCGTACATGGACAAGATGAGCCCCGCGGACCGCGCCGAGCTGGAACGGATGCTCAAGGACTCCAAGTCGCCCGAGGAACGGGCGTACCTGATGAAGACCGTCGCCGCCGGCTACGACATGGACGAGGTCCGGGAGTTCCGCCGGAAGATCCATCCGCACGGCGACGACGAGGCATGGCTGCGGCGGCACCTGTCGCCCGCGGTCACCGAGGCCGACAGCAAGAACCGGCCCGGTGCCTGGGACGACCTCACGTACAACGGGCAGAACTGGTCCCAGAAGGGCAACACCTGCGTGCCCGGCTCCACGATCGGCGCGCGTGCCATGGTCGACCCCGTCTACGCCCTGGAACTCACCGGCGGACCCTCCGGCCAGGAGGACGACGGCGCCGCCTTCCGCGGGCGGCTCGACGACGAGCTGATGCGGGTCCACGAGGAGGGCGACGGCAGCTACGACTCGGGCTTCTGGTGGGGAGCGCCGGACGGCATGGACAGCGACGGCCAGAACGAGGTCGCCAACGCCGAGATCAGCCCCCACACCGGCGCCGAGTACGAGTACCGCGAGATCCGTGAGGGCGCGGACGCCCGGCGCGACGTCCTGCCCGACATCGAGAGGGCGGTCGCGGAGGGGAAGCCGGTGCCCATCGAGGTGGAGGGCAAGGACGCCAACGGCGACCGGGTCGGCCACCAGATGATGATCATCGGCCAGGAGGGCGACATGCTCCAGGTGTACAACCCGTGGGGGCACACCACCTGGGTCAGCGAGGACGACTTCGTCAACGGCCACATGGACAAGGCGTCCGACGAGCGGTTGCCCAACGCCTTCGCCGTCCATGTCCCGAAGTGACCGAGGAAGGCACCCGATGACCAGCAAGGTCCTCTCCCGGCGGGGTCACGCCCGTCTCGTCCCGTCCCTGCTCGCGCTCGGCGCGGCCGGCGCGCTGGCGGCCTGCGGAGCGGCCGCCGGACCGAAGGAGTACGGGACCGACCGGCGCACCATCGAAGCCGAGGTCGGAGAGGAGTTCGCCCTGTCCCTCCCCATGCATCCGTCCCAGGGGGAGTGGTGGTACCGCGTCACTCCGCACCCCGACGCCGAGGTCGTCCGCAGCGAGGGCGACCGCGAGGACTACGAGGGATCGGACCTCGTGGGCGGCGGTGACGGCACCCAGTACTTCGATTTCAAGGCGGTGGGGCCGGGAACCACCGAGATCCGCGTCCTGCACTGCCCGGTGGGCACCTGCGTCGGCAAGGGCGAGTCGGCGTCCCCCAGGCCCGACGCGACGTCCACCGACTCCGACCAGGCCAACAAGGCCCGCTACTACACCTTCACCGTCTCCGTACGGCGCTGAGCACGGCGTCGCGCGGAGGCGACCGCCCGTGCGAGCGGCGGAGTGGCACAGGTCGCGGCGCTGCTGCCGGACCGCCCCGTTGGAGCGGCCGGTGTCCCCGTACCGCGACATGCGCGACCCACCTTTGAGATTCTGGCGACCGTCATGGTCAGTGGCGTCGACAGATGGGCAGTCATGAACCACAGCAGCCAGGAAAGGGCTTCGCGGGGCCAGCAGCCGGGGTGGCCGCACCAGGCGGGGCAGCCGCAGCACCAGCCGCCGGCCGACGGGCAGTCCGGGCCGTACGGGCAGGCTCCCGCCCCGGCGCCCGGACCGCAGTCCGCCTCCGTGCCCGCCTCCGGCTCCTCTCCGATGATCGAGATCCGTGGCAAGAGGCTGCGCCGGTACGACCGGGTCACGGCGGGGGAGTGGACCGAGACCATCCGGCAGGCGGGGCCCGGGACGAAGGGCGAGCCGCTCGCGTACGTCCATGTCCCCCAGGACGCTCCGAAGGGAGGGCGCACGGCCCGGCCGCCCTTCAGCGTGACCGGGGTGCGCGGTGAGCCGTTGTGCTCGGTCCGGCCCTCCGGCGGCGGCGTGTACGAGGTCCGGGGAGGGGACGGCGCGGTGATCGGCCGGATCACGCGGGGCGGCGGACGGTGGCTGCCGTGGCCCCGGCGCGTGCACTGGACGGTGCAGTCCGCTCAGGGAGGGGAACCGCTGACCGGGAAGGTGGGGAGCGGCAAGGGGTGGACGGCGATGGTCCTGCTCTCCCCGCTGTACTTCGCGTACTGGGCGGTCATGGCCGCCCAGGGGCTGGTCCTGCTGCTCATCGGGGACAAGGAAGAGGCCAGGAAGGACGCCGCCTGGGAGCTGGAACCCCCGAGCTGGACCCGGTGGCGCGCGGCCGGTGAACACGATGTCGTGATGGAGCACGCATCCTGTGTCTACCGCTTCGGCTCCTCCCGGCTGGACCACCGGCTGGCCTACGCTCAGGCCGTGCTGCACGCGTGGGACCGGGCCTGAGCGCGTCCATGCCACAAGACGGTGACGGTTGAACCCGCCTATCTGGGACGGACCTTGACGCTCCGATAGCCTGCACAGCGGCGGCTCGATCACGGTTACGGGGAGGCACACGGGGATGGCGGACTTCAAGATCGATGTCGATCGGATGAAGAGTCTGATCAGCAGGCTGGACCAGGTGGACGACCGTATGCGCGGTGCCCAGCAGCGGCTGAACAAGGTGGGCCCGAAGGGGCTGGGCACGGACGGCCTCGACAACGCCTGCAACGACTTCCAGGACGACTGGGGCGACGGCATCAAGCGGATCGCCGACGCCTCCAAACAGCTCCACGAGGGGCTCAAGAAGACCGTCGAGTCGTACCAGACGACCGATCAGGACCTGCAGAAGGGCTTCAGCCAGAAGTAAGCCCTGGCCGACGCGGCTCCGCCCACTCGCACCACGACACGCATACAACGGGGAGAAGACATGGGGATGTTCGACGATCCCAACTGGCCCGGTCTGACATTCAACCCGGCCAAGGGTGATCTGCACACGATCGAGTCACTGGCGTACGACGTCAAGACGGTCGGCGACGAGCTCGACGAGCTGCGCGAGATGCTCGTGAGCATCGGCAAGACGGACGGGGCGTGGGAGGGCGAGGCCGCCCAGAAGTTCCAGGGCAAGATCGGCGAGCTTCCCAAGTACCTCCAGCAGGGCCATGAGTCGATGACCGCCTGCTCCAAGGCGCTCCGCACCTGGCACACCCAGCTCGAGGGCATGCAGCGCAAGGCCAAGACCCTCGAGGACCAGGCGGTCGAGGCGCGCAAGCGGCTGGAGCAGAGGAACGACGCGGTCGATCAGGTCAACGGCAAGATCACCCAGTCGAGGTTCCGCCAGCTCACCGAGGAGGAGGCCAAGGCGCTCACGGAGGAGGCCGACTCCGCCTCCCGCGCGGCCAAGGAAGCCGCCGCGGAGCTGGAGCGGATCATCCGTGAGGGCGAGGCACTGCGCAACAACTGGGAGGAGCAGGCGGCCGGCGCGGAGAAGGCCATCCGCGAGGCATCGAAGAACCGGCCCCCGGACATCAGCATCTGGGACAAGATCACCGGCGGCCTGAAGGGCGCCTGGGACGGTTTCAAGAAGTTCCTCATCGACAACGCCGACCTGTTCTCCACGATCTCCGCCGCACTCGCCGCGGCCGCCATCGTCGTCAACGTCATCCCGGTCGGCGGTCAGGTCGCCTCGGCGATCCTGGGCGCCGGTTCGGTGGTGTTCGCCGGTGCGGCCATGGCGGGCCACTGGATGGGCGGCGCGCCGATGTGGAAGGTCGGACTCGACGCGCTCGGCGTGATTCCCGGCGTCGGCGGCGTCGCCAAGGGCCTCGTCACCGGCGGCAAGGCGCTCTTCACCGGCGGCAAGGCCGCGTCCGGCATCACGGCGGGCGCCAAGACCATGATGAACCAGATCACCAACCCCCTCAGCACCAAGATGATCAACTGGGGGCTGGGCAAGTTCGGCAAGGCCGTCGACCCGGCGCTCATCACCGTCGGGGCGAAGGGCTTCGCCACCGGGTTCGGTGCCGGGAACCTCCTCTTCGGCGGGGACGACGGCGGCAAGAGCGAGCCGCCGGTGCGGACGCAGCCGGCCCCGGTCGCTCCCGGCAGCCCCGAGGACAGGCTGCGGCAGAACAGCGAGCCGCCCGTGCGGACCCAGCCGTACCCGGCGGCCACGGGTGACAAGTTCCACCACACCCTGGCGGCCTGAGCGCGATGACCGAATCCACCACCGTGACACCCCCCGTCGAGACCGAGAAGCCCCGGCTGCACGTCGGGTGGGTGATGCCGCCGTTCTTCCACGAGCTTCCGCTGGACACGGACGACGGCGACGAGGCCGCCGAGCGGCTCTACGAGACGGTCCAGAAGGTCCTGGCGGGCAGCACGGACGAAGACCGGTTCCGGATGTTCGTCACCTACTCCGCGATCATCGGTGACCTGCGCGACGCCGGAGCCGTGTACGCGGGCTTCTGCACCCTCGACGTGGACGGCCGCCCCAGCACCGCCACTGTCGCCGTCTACCGCACACCGCTGCGGGACATCACCGCCGAGGACGCCCTGGCGCAGGCGCTCTCCGCCCTGCAGCGGGCCTACCCCGGCGACGACGTCCGGATCAGCGGCCTGCCCTGCGGCAAGGGCGAGGCGAAGGCCGTCGTACGGATCGGCGACGCCCCCTTCACGCTCGCCCCCGAGGCGTCCCCCACCGGGCAGCCCCTTCAGGTGCCGCGCGGGCAGATCCAGGTGTACATACCGCTGCCCAACGACGCCGAGATGCTCGTCTTCGAACTGTCCACGCCCTGCATGGAGGACTGGGACCTCTATTCGGAGCTCTTCGCGACCATCGTCCGCACGCTGGACTGGGCCACCGACGAGGAGGCCGAGATGGCGGCGGCCCTCTCCCAGGCCCAGCCGGTCCCGGACGTGGCGCCCGACCCGGCCGTGGTCCAGGAGCTGTACGCGCACTCCAGCCGGATCCTCGACGTCCTCGCCGTCCGCGGCCGGATGGACGAGGGCAACCAGCTCTCCGCGGTCACCTGCGCCGACTGCTGGACCAAGGGCCTGCGGTCGGTGTGCACGGCGCGCCACCAGTGGCAGATCGACGACGCCGAGGACGCGTCGCTGGCCGCCGCCCTGGTACGGCTCGACGAGGTCTCCCAGGGCCAGGGCTGGCTCAAGCTGTCGGGCACGCCCGGCCGGAGCGTCTCCCTGGCGGCGGACGGCGGCTCGGGGCACCAGGTCAACGCCACGCTGGTCCCCGGCCGGCGTCGGCTCGTCGTCGAGGTCGTCGCGCCGTGCACGCGCACGGTGCGCGGCCCGGCGGACTCCGTTTTCGGATAGCCCGGCCGGAGGAGACGGCCCATCATGGTCGAGAACGCCAAAGAGCCCCTGCCGGTCAGCGGGCACGCGCTGGCCGCGGACTCCCGGCTCGGCAACGCCGTCCGGGAATTCGGCAGCGCCTACGGTTACGACTACTTCGACGACGACACCGTCAGACGGCTGCTGGCCGAGCACGAGGCGTCGCTGCGCCGCACCGCGCGCGGGGGAGCGGTCTGGGCCGCGTCCCTGGCGGGCACCGTCGGGCTCGCCTGGCTGCTGTGGGCGGTGCTCGGCAAGCCGGAGAACCCGGTGCCGGCCGTCGCACCCCC contains the following coding sequences:
- a CDS encoding WXG100 family type VII secretion target — its product is MAGESTTSRRSELAGLKGSIQGADDKNGLIEAIRKSLAVKAPVGDPGAIEAASRQFKQAVSTVDEAAGRIGKAASGLPAVWTGTTQVAASEVVAAARRAADQMREAFEGSAKALTALADGVEDAQQRDRVGCEVLREALSSLGGADGFFDGMWDSDEEDVAVQRARTQATDGVERRHQAAVIADDAARKAAGELNRWASEARSGKLEAKGLTAADKLMLADTSSVSESGPDREYNEILSANDLERSAAYMDKMSPADRAELERMLKDSKSPEERAYLMKTVAAGYDMDEVREFRRKIHPHGDDEAWLRRHLSPAVTEADSKNRPGAWDDLTYNGQNWSQKGNTCVPGSTIGARAMVDPVYALELTGGPSGQEDDGAAFRGRLDDELMRVHEEGDGSYDSGFWWGAPDGMDSDGQNEVANAEISPHTGAEYEYREIREGADARRDVLPDIERAVAEGKPVPIEVEGKDANGDRVGHQMMIIGQEGDMLQVYNPWGHTTWVSEDDFVNGHMDKASDERLPNAFAVHVPK
- a CDS encoding protease inhibitor I42 family protein; this translates as MTSKVLSRRGHARLVPSLLALGAAGALAACGAAAGPKEYGTDRRTIEAEVGEEFALSLPMHPSQGEWWYRVTPHPDAEVVRSEGDREDYEGSDLVGGGDGTQYFDFKAVGPGTTEIRVLHCPVGTCVGKGESASPRPDATSTDSDQANKARYYTFTVSVRR
- a CDS encoding WXG100 family type VII secretion target, yielding MADFKIDVDRMKSLISRLDQVDDRMRGAQQRLNKVGPKGLGTDGLDNACNDFQDDWGDGIKRIADASKQLHEGLKKTVESYQTTDQDLQKGFSQK
- a CDS encoding putative T7SS-secreted protein → MGMFDDPNWPGLTFNPAKGDLHTIESLAYDVKTVGDELDELREMLVSIGKTDGAWEGEAAQKFQGKIGELPKYLQQGHESMTACSKALRTWHTQLEGMQRKAKTLEDQAVEARKRLEQRNDAVDQVNGKITQSRFRQLTEEEAKALTEEADSASRAAKEAAAELERIIREGEALRNNWEEQAAGAEKAIREASKNRPPDISIWDKITGGLKGAWDGFKKFLIDNADLFSTISAALAAAAIVVNVIPVGGQVASAILGAGSVVFAGAAMAGHWMGGAPMWKVGLDALGVIPGVGGVAKGLVTGGKALFTGGKAASGITAGAKTMMNQITNPLSTKMINWGLGKFGKAVDPALITVGAKGFATGFGAGNLLFGGDDGGKSEPPVRTQPAPVAPGSPEDRLRQNSEPPVRTQPYPAATGDKFHHTLAA